The sequence atggtagggagcagacaagaacgcctgcgaaagaagaagacgaagacggttgtcgttggcgctcgcgcttgctcggcttggaccgctgatcgcttaagctgtggcaatcttttaataaacgcgttactgtctcaacgttaaacgcataccatcaaggtctttaaaattgcgtatctttgtattttctaataaaggaacacaccacctaatacttacctaatgatgttacgcctcagatatgcgtaatatttactttttgatcgacaacgtccaccagtatgaacagccgtaccagttcaagatgggtgggcggtaagcaagtggttcaactttggccggttggctgaatcgggtgacgtgccgacaaacagaaagacagaaagacagaccaaaatttctgcgtttaagttccccaagaaagactatcgtctttaaaagtagatATTGACACACTTTGCGAAACATAGTGCCCGTATGACAAAATACTAGCGTGTACTCTTGTGAACGTGTCGTAATATTGAATAAGGGACTCGGGGAAAACCCAGCTGACAAGACATTTGAGCGGCGTGCACGAAGCCTGGACCGATACGCCGAGTCAATGGCCGCGGAATATTAACTACTGCAGAACAGGCCACCCTTCCAGCTTGTGAGCTCAACCCTGAGAAGAGCTTACGTGGTAAAGCGACATCTAGACGCGAAGGCGCGTACCGCGCACACAGTTCATTCCATATTCCGTCGCTGGGTTGCGTGCGCAGGAAAACAATGTGGATGAAGTAACCGTCCTCCTCGGCTGCCATCCCCCACCTTCTGCCCCAACTTTGCAGCTCTAGTTGTATGCTACAATCTTGTCGTGCTTGGAATTCACAGGCAACATAAGAACCATGGCGAGGATTTGTAGGGAAGGCGCTGATATAGAAGTGATGAAGGCACCTCACGAAAACATTTATTTTGACTCAGCGTTTGGCTTCATTTCTTGGTGGCGCTATTTTATTGACCAGAAACCAGGCATTGCGGCACCACATTTTGCAGCTCATTCCGGTGGCGACTCTTTAAGTAACCGACACAGGTCGTCGCCGGTGAATGCCGCCTGGGAGGAGCCTCTGGACATCCCGCCACACTAGCGACTTGTAGCGGTCGACACGTAAGTTTGCTCGGAAGGGGTCTGCTGCCAGGCGGAGGCCTTGAGCTCCATCAATTCCTGCAGGACCTGTCGTGAGCGGATCGGTAGGCGCTGCGTTTCTAGGGCGGCCTGAACCTCGCGCATCACGGCCGCCAGTCGTTCCGGGGCCTCGTGCTCCAAGGCAGCGCCAGCAGTGATGAGCGCCGTCCGCAGGCATTCCATCTGAAAGGGTGGCAATGCAGGCCTTCTCGTCCAATTTGGCTCAAGAGAAGTGAAATAATGCTTTACGAAAGCCTCAGTACCGAAGGTTTTACATTCACACTCATGTGCCCAATAGCAAAAACAAGAGAGCTGGGTAATCagaatttaaaggggtcatgaagcaccccttgggcttgttgaaaaaacacgacctgcggaaagctgacacggctatgaactgctctgcaaaatattacagtcgtgcgccgCGCagaggccacaagcggagcgcgaagttgccgtttcctcaggcgccctcttttcaaacagaggccggttctcactctcgtcggtgggcggggcgtctccacgttgacgtcgcggagacatagcatgcttattggccgatagccggatgagatgcgcttcttgccacggggtggccgccacttgcccgcgccgcactcctcagtctgctaactttacacggtagccgcactcgcgcttgcgaatcacagcgggagagcgatcgcgtttcatgacgcgcgctgacgtaacttcttaccctcgtgccatccctccctgtctagcttgcagtgcgctcgtcggcacgagaaaatagagaaagcgctgagagcgtgcgccaaacccccgtaactccgctgattcttgacggattcgagaaatttttgcggcaatcgattctggaggcagtcAACTCCAATAATAAGGTCATTaattagatcattacttagaaaagtggttcatgatccCATTAAGAGAAATAACTCTACTGGAGACTCGTACTATTGGACCAGAAGGGTGGAGGTCAGTAGAAAGGAAACAGAATGCAAACTGACCTTTTTGTTACTACATTATACTTCAATACACCTAAAGAAGTGCTGTTCttagaacaacaacaacaacaaaaaaactacaTACGTACTTGTGGCCATCACCACAATATTTGAATAAGTAACTTACCATTTCTCAATCCACCAGGACCAACTGCCATCACAGTCACCACGACACCTATTGATcactcagggtgtctaccgaccgggaaaaccaggcaaaccgggaattctcagggattttggatagtctggaaatactcagggaaaTTCTGCCcgcatcagggaaaatccactctaactttattgaaagggaacgaaagtcgcAGTAACGCTGGCTCGAGATTTTGTCAACGCGTTTTTCAAATCGATAAGaaccaaggcatagcggcgaccgcaattcgcgacaccggcgcaggtcccacttgctcgattcggcgcgcgatatCGGAAAACGGTaacgtggccaccataatcggatgtgccgtaattcaggctgttgccgtgctttcatgcgatcttagcccgcagctattctgcttttctttttttttttgcgatagcaattacatagacactccaggcgaattttttgccttcgccatgatcttccttatcaagtctaaatcgcgattacatcacctcACGCACCGTATActtcatgtgcgagtgaaagtgcacgagcgctgccgacgaacggcgcttaagcagagatgaaacgatcCGACCGTCTTCTTCgtgcgatgggcacatggagataggagccggagggttggggagggggggctgtgtgagtccgacaggaagtgcgtacttagTACCAGCGCGGTGTGGTCGTGTGTGCCGCGGTTTCTTTAgaagggatcagcagacggctcatacctttgtaggtgttgtgctctaattgcaaaacttccgttgaagtcatagcagtggcggatcccagagccagccccccctccccctccctccagTGCCTGtcatccacctcctttgtcaggctgcctgtttaGTTCGCCCCCTTTGTCAGattgctttgcctaccactgcccacAAGAGGTAAGGAGAATCTTGTCTCTGCTCTCTACCTCACTCCTCATCGCTATatcctttcctgcttccctatgcacatttccaacgaaggcttcttaggcgccgccaatcccctctgggctgttgtaaatatgcgtggcccaccaaaatgcactgctgaggcggtggcttcagccgtcatacccccccccccccagcctacCGGATGATGgaactctcccctccctcccgcAATGTAGGTACTTCGATCCGTCTTTGAGCCATATATAggtcacttctcttactgcagcagcagcgtttcctgaaggagtgagctgctagcctatattcgtataaaattccTATTTGCTGCTATCAGATTCACTATTTCGCTTTCGCAGTGAAACTATGGCTCTTTTTTTCTAACATGcgacggttttcgatgttgcgcgttcgtggagagcGAATGGTTTGTCTGGGCATCATGATacgtagcaaaggcgttgcactGCGCTGGGTAACGCCCGACGATTTGACAAGCCCCAGCAGCAGAATAAGCGCCATTCcacagtgcgttaaacctgcATTCCTTTCGTCTTTACACGTGGCAccctggcaaggcatctaactgtgatttcTGCATCTCTGGCTCAAcgaaattgatttttttcacgcaataaaaaaacaaaaaagaaaaggtttTTTTCATGGTGccgtattagtcgagcattcttgtggcattttcagttcaAAACTATTGcttcggtaactatgccttggATGAAAGGTAAAATTTTAGTTTACCGAAGTTTCAATATAACGGAGCgaattgccgcttttaccaattTCGCTATATTGAGTTTAACTGTCCTCTGCACTATTAAAATGGGATTAAGCCATTTTTAGTTTTTAAAGCGCGCACTAGAGACTGACATCGTCGAGCgacatggtgtctacccatcttgacataaaacaaagttctgttttactcagggaattttagcaagaaCACTCAGTGAAAACCTGGGAAACTCAGgaaatttagaaatgtcaactcggtagacaccctgtcaCTGCATAAGTTTCCAAAAGTACGGTTAATGATAGCACTGAATGTTACATCGTTTTAAAATTTAGCTGAGACGGCATTGTGAGGCACCGTCCGTGCTCGTATTGTCAATATGAGTGCCAAGGATGTCACGGGATGTACGCAGGTAAATTGCACGGGCGCTTTCAACATCCCAATTACGTTTCATCTGCGCGCAATCAGGAGACAAGTAATCTATGGGCGGTGCCATCTTTGTTAAACTAAAACGACGAGAGCCCAAGAAATAACGACGGCTTGAAAGCATAGAGGTTATTTTCTGTTTTTATGTATGGAAATAGCAAGTTAAAGAGAAATGCAGCTCTATGAAATACTATGTCTCCACCACGGTGAGTTGTCAGTTTTCGTCAGCCAGCTTCAGCTTTTGTTTCCTCGGAAACCTAAGCATCCCAAGCATTGTCATTGGGATCAACTATTCGTAGTATTAACCTTTGGAAGTCATTGTACAAAAGAAAACTCGGTCCTCACCTCGGTAGGATTGTAAAGTGATGGCGGCTGGAGCATCGTCTGGCAGCTGACGCATATCAGAGTGGCGAGCACCAGCATGCGTCTCGCCTTGGTCGCGTAGGCGCCTCCAGTGCGGCACGGCCTGGCTGTGTTCTCAGCCTGCGCATCGCTGAGTCCGTCGAGAAGTTCGGCGAGGAAGCTGACGTACGCCACCCAGCGACGGGACCGGATGGTGGGCTGGTCGGGTGGCCGCAAGACTTCATCTCGGCTGTTGAACAGCTCGCGGCAGAACATCAACACGTACTCCAGAAATACCTCGCCCCACTCTTGCTGCGTACGCTCGCCGCGCTTGCGTTGCATATTGAAAGGACACATGAGTGCGAAGGACTGTGTCATAGGAACGTAGCGAAAGTACCATAGTGCGCACGGTGTGGTCAACACTGTGTGGTGCTAAGGCAAGCAATTTTAGCGGATGCAATATAGGTTATGTAATGTCATGGCCTTCAAAACATACTAATATATTTTGTATAGAATAATGTGCAAAGGTCACACGTCTGCTAGAACATGCTGTTCCGTTACGAACAGGAATCAATATTGACCTGCGCTTTTTACGGCAAAAAACTTATTTATATTGTTCATACGCATAGGAACTCTCGAACTGAAATTCCTCATCAATTTCAGATAACGAAACAGTCCTTGCTTGTTTCCTGTACTTATGTTACATATTGACAAAATTGTAACAATCACCACATCGGGCATCAAAGAAGTTAATGAGTGTTGGTGTTTCGAAAATGTTGAAATTTCTATTTGAACAATACTCCTTCAGGCTTGCGTGAGGCGCGTCTCCTCGCTATATTTTACATATCAAAAAtatcgaaaggtgggctagttggtaatgcatacttcttcagcttactgggagcgcgggaacacacaacagaagaaggaagaaccacagaaaacgagcgctcactaacaactggctTATTCACACATTAGAAGGACACAATTATACACGAAGGTGcgcatgtcgaaaaaaaaaagaaaaagagtacaGCACGAGCAGCGCGCGAAGCACTTATCGAGACACTTCTCTAAGAACTATCAATGTAGTTAAATTCACAGTCATGTAGTGATAATGAAGGATGGCTTATACACTGGTCTgcattcctggaaatgtgatacgctttttttttacatgcgCACCCTCGTGTATAAATGTGTCTTTCTAatgtgtgaataaaccagttgttagtgagcgctcgtgttctctggttcttccttcgtcaGTTGTGTGTTCCCTCGCTCCCAGTTAGCTGAAGAAATATTTGAttatagttgattgtttatagtgcattggtatatgagagcttggcAGATAAACGAAACCATTAAGTGAAAGATGGGTAAAAGAAATATTCGGCGGCTTTTACGAATAGCTACAGTCGAAGGCAAAGGAAGTAACGGAGCCGAATAGGCGCGCGCGAGGAACGGATAGACCGTTGAGGAGCAAGCGCGGAGGGATGTGTGCCATGTGAAAACCAGTTAATCTGTAAAGGGATAAATGGCgtgggagatgcaggccgtgtgcagagataagTTCCGAGtacaaaccgttgtcaagggaactaaccaCTCTCCCCGCTCGAGTCAGTGTTCCGACTTGTTTTCGTGCTGGCGTGTTGGCGGTTGTATCGCGCTAGGAACTATGCCTCGGTGCCTTTGGTATTCTCGTATGCGTGGATCagcgtgtcgtgctgcttttacgtttcgccgcacccatgaagcctggagctggtctcgacacgtcgcgacgccgcgctgtatatctccggcgtgggcacggcactgcgtcgccaccggctgagAATGGCGGCCGAGGAGACAGTAGGCCTACCGGATtcatgatttcaatctgactcggggcacaaatcggcgctggattcctTCAGAAGTAAGCGATAGCTTTTTagtctgccgtacctatcgcgtgcgcgaaactgattgCGATTCGCGGTAACACACTCGATCGTGTTTtgcatcgcgcgcacgaaatgtaccacgagggccggcttgggcgtcagctcgcctgtgctttgtgaccgcctggaaaattgccgccattgtcgtcggccGCTCGAGCGGTCACTCACCgatgattcgccgtggtgatgagctgcgatcTCGCGATATTAGGCAGATGTCTCACCGCTGTtgtgcgactcgtccaaaacgctgtgcggtcgccggcaggggcgtagccaaggggggggggttgggggggtccaaaccccccccgaaatttttcagttttgcttgtgtatata comes from Rhipicephalus sanguineus isolate Rsan-2018 chromosome 7, BIME_Rsan_1.4, whole genome shotgun sequence and encodes:
- the LOC119398914 gene encoding uncharacterized protein LOC119398914, whose protein sequence is MDQYPKHRNRYTTAVDCRLLSWAFRRRSRLLSLYVVADISTRILMERGIKSGSQGNQDDSHDRVPSTSGDMRIPSVPVEPLNHGQRSHVTTSISEVATPSPAEYQNLFRRALQEPNSLSMDDVQVLAASICQSAIRKVNYATPAAEFCVAIIEQEWGEVFLEYVLMFCRELFNSRDEVLRPPDQPTIRSRRWVAYVSFLAELLDGLSDAQAENTARPCRTGGAYATKARRMLVLATLICVSCQTMLQPPSLYNPTEMECLRTALITAGAALEHEAPERLAAVMREVQAALETQRLPIRSRQVLQELMELKASAWQQTPSEQTYVSTATSR